AAGCAAATGGATATACTCGAGAAGAAAATTTACGTTCAGTCAAAATCATTTGACGAAGTTTTTGAACGTGCAAAAAATAAAACAAGCATGCTGGCGCATATTCCCGGTATACAACCTGTAAAAAATGATGGACGTAGTTTGCTTGTCAGTGGATTCGGGTACCGAATACACCCCATTTATAAAACATCGATGATGCACACGGGCATCGACTTTTCTGCGCCCATGGGTACAGCTATCTATGCAACGGGCGATGGTGTGGTTGAGCAAGTTTTGTTTGATGGCCGGGGTTATGGCAATCATGTTATAATCAATCATGGTTTTGGCTACACCACGTTGTATGGACATATGAGTAAAATATTGGTACGCAGAGGTCAGAAAATAAAGCGTGGCGATAAAATAGGATTAGTAGGCAGTACAGGCGCTTCTACAGCTCCCCATTGTCATTACGAAGTTATTAAAGATGGCAAAAAAATTGATCCGGTTAATTTCTTTTACAACGACCTTACCCCCGAGCAGTATCAACTTGTTATAGAACTGGCAA
This window of the Bacteroidota bacterium genome carries:
- a CDS encoding M23 family metallopeptidase; its protein translation is MAKAKYYFNPNTLKYEKVIIGLRKKMFRVIGFIASAMVFATFIVYLAYNFFDSPKEKQLKREIEKLTDQYDQLSNRIKISERVLLDLESRDDNIYRVIFESEPVPRSMRMAGFGGVNRYKELQGFDNADLMSNVSKQMDILEKKIYVQSKSFDEVFERAKNKTSMLAHIPGIQPVKNDGRSLLVSGFGYRIHPIYKTSMMHTGIDFSAPMGTAIYATGDGVVEQVLFDGRGYGNHVIINHGFGYTTLYGHMSKILVRRGQKIKRGDKIGLVGSTGASTAPHCHYEVIKDGKKIDPVNFFYNDLTPEQYQLVIELARLENQSFD